The nucleotide sequence GCCAGCTGTTCAAGAAACGCCCCCCATGCGTGTGACTCACCGGCAAAAAGAAGTACATCGCAGTACCACGCTCTATTCGGCCACGCCTTCGCCTACCTCCGTCGAGATGCCCGACCAGGATGAAATCGACTCGATTCTGGATAAAATCTCCAAGTCAGGCTATGAAAGCCTGACAAGGGAAGAAAAGCAGAAATTGTTTAAAGCCAGCCAGCAGAAATAGCTAGAATGGATGATGCACCGTGGACCGTTTTGTTTTGCTTTCACGGCTGTTTTTTTAATCCGAAAGGTTAAACATAATAGCCCGGGGTCGGTTTACTAAGAACTTGCTACTTTTGTAATAAAAATCCCGGCAAGCGGAATTACCATCAGTTGCTCCGTAGTGCGAACAGTCGCTGTCCGCTATCAACTGTCAACTCAATAACTATGCTGATTACTCCCGGAAAATTACTGGCTGGCATCGATACCCCCGAAGATTTGCGCAAGCTGGACCGTGCGCTACTTCCGCAAGTTTGTAATGAACTACGCCAATTTATCATTGACAATGTGTCGGTTTACGGCGGACATTTTGGAGCCAGCCTGGGGGTAGTTGAGCTTACCGTTGCGCTGCATTATGTCTTCAATACCCCCGATGACCAGCTAGTATGGGATGTAGGCCACCAGGCGTACGGCCATAAGATCCTGACCGGACGGCGCGATACGTTTTCCACCAACCGCTTCTATAAGGGCCTTTCGGGCTTCCCGAAGCGGGCCGAGAGTGATTTTGATGCCTTTGGCGTCGGCCATTCTTCCACTTCCATTTCGGCCGCTCTGGGGATGGCTGTAGCTTCTACCCTGCAGGGCAACCGGCAACGGCAGCACATTGCCGTGATTGGCGATGGTGCCATGACCGCCGGGCTGGCTTTTGAGGGAATGAATCATGCCGGTACGGCCGACACCAATCTGCTGATTGTCCTGAACGATAATTGCATGGCCATCGACCCCAACGTGGGGGCATTGAAGGCGTACCTTACGGATATTACTACCTCCCACACCTACAACAAGGTACGCGACGAGGTTTGGAATCTGCTGGGAAAAATGAGTAAGTTCGGCAAAAGTGCGCAGGAGATCGTTTCCAAGGTCGAGAATACGCTTAAGGTAGGTCTCTTGGAGCAAAGTAATCTTTTCGAATCCCTGGGCCTAAGGTACTTCGGTCCCATCGATGGCAATGATATTGAGCATGTGACGGACGTGCTCAACGACCTCAAAAATATTCCCGGCCCCAAACTTCTCCATTGTCTGACCGTAAAAGGCAAAGGGTACGGCCCCGCTGAAAAAGACCAGACCAAGTGGCACGCGCCCGGCCTGTTCGATAAAGTAACGGGCGAAATCAAGAAGAAAATCTACGACACGCCCCAAGCACCCAAGTACCAGGATGTGTTCGGGCACACGATTGTGGAATTGGCTGAGAAGAATCCGAAAATCGTAGGTATTACACCCGCCATGCCTTCAGGATCATCGCTCAATATCATGATGAAGGCCATGCCCGACCGGGCCTTCGATGTCGGTATTGCCGAGCAACATGCCGTGACGTTCTCGGCGGGAATGGCCACGCGTGGCAGTGTGGTGTACTGCAATATTTACTCCACCTTCATGCAGCGGGCTTACGATCAGGTCGTGCACGATGTGTGCATCCAGGGCCTGCCCGTCATTTTCTGTCTCGACCGGGCGGGCATCGCCGGAGCCGATGGGCCTACCCATCATGGCGCCTACGACATCGCCTACATGCGCTGTGTTCCCAACATGATCGTGTCGGCTCCCATGAACGAGCAGGAACTACGAAATCTGATGTATACAGCCCAGCTACCTAAAATCCAGCAAGGTACCCACGCCTTTACGATCCGCTACCCGCGTGGACAGGGTGTGATGCCCGAATGGCGCACATCCCTGGAAGAGATCGAAGTAGGCAAAGGCCGTAAAATCCGGGATGGCAGCGAGATAGCCATTCTAACGCTGGGCCATGTAGGCAACTATGCTGTAGAGGCCTGTGAAACCTTACTGAAACAAGATATTTCTGCCGCCCATTACGACCTGCGCTTTGCCAAGCCGCTCGATGAGGCTATGTTGCACGAAGTATTTCAAAAGTATGACCGCATCCTGACCGTGGAAGATGGCTGCCTGCAAGGTGGTGTGGGTAGTGCCATCCTTGAATTCATGGTCGACCATGGCTATACCGCCCGTATCAAGAGGCTTGGCATCCCCGACCGTGTCATTGAGCACGGTGAACCCCACGAACTGCATCACGAGTGTGGCTTTGACACCGAAGGTATCGTACGGACTGTCCAGGAAATGATAGCGGTGGAGGTACGACTTACCGGGATGCGGCTTTCTCTGGATTTGTAGTTGTAAGCCTGATCCCCGGCTTCTTCTTCCTGGCTATAACACACACTTGCACCGAACTTCGGTTGCTATGATAAGGTACAGGATTATTCTTTTGACCACACTAGCCAGTCTGCTGCTCTCGTCAGGTGGAATGGCTCAGGCCTTTCTCCAGCAAATCGATACCGCGGCTCCCGACGACCGCGTCCTGCACTTACTCCACTACTACGACACCTGCCGGGCTTTCCGCGACCACTCCGCCTATGCCATCGGGATACTGCGGCGGGTCAATGAAATCGGAGAACGGAAACACGATGAACGGCTGCTCCAATACGCGCGGTACCTGGACGAAGCGCGCCAATGGGACAGCATTCCCGAAGCTCACCGCGTGGATTTCCTGCTCACCCTGGCACGACGGGCTACGGATGAAGGAGACGAACAGACTGCCGCCATCGCCCGGCACACCGCCGGTCAAATGCTCTTCGAAACCGGAGAATATGGAAAGGCCTTTGAGTACTTGCTGGCGGCCAATAAGGCTTTCAGGAAAATCGGCTATAGTCGGGTACCGCCCATTGGCCGGTACCTGTATGAGCTGGCTTCCGACTACTACCATTTCAACGAATATGAAAAGGCTATCCAACTGCTGAAAGAAGCCTCCCGCTACCCGTCTTATAATGCCAAAACGGCCATTCAGACGCGTAATACCCTGGGCATGGCCTATACCTGGCTGGCCGCTACCCGGGATTCGGCCCTCTATGTACAGGCTGAACGCAGTTACCAGCGAGCCCGGCAAGTAGCCGGATATTACGGTGACTCGCTCTGGGTGGGTATCGCCACCGGAAACCTGGCCAATGTGTACGAAAATCAGCACCAATGGGCCAAAGCCCTGCAATCCTACCTCACCAGCTACCGGATCGGACTAAAATTCGGCGGGCAGAGTTTTTCTCCCAGTAGCGAGGCTATCAGCATTGCCGGCCTGTACCTCCGGCTTGGCCGACCCGATAGCTGCCTGCACTACCTGCGGCGTTCACTGATCCTGACACGACTGGTTCCCGGCAGTGGCAATCGCTTTGAAAATGAGTATTTTCAGAAAAATTACTACGATGCAGCCCGTAGGTACTATTGGGCCATCGGCGATGCGCGCCAGGCGTATGCCTACTTCGACAGCCTGTCGGTTGTGGAGAAGCGCATCAGCAAGCGCCAGAAAACCGACCAGATTTCGATGGTGCAGAAGAAATTACTGATTCAGAAGCACCAGTCGGAAGTAGAAGGGCTCGAAGCCAGACAGCAAGCCCAGCAAAGGCAGTTCTGGATCGTGGCGATCCTGCTGGCCCTGCTGGCCGGGCTGTTTATACGGTTGTACTACCTGAGCCGTCTCCGCCGCCGGCAGGAGCGAGTTATTGGGGCTGAAAAGGAGAAATCGCTGCGGCTGGAAAAGCAAATCGTGGAAACGGAACTTCAACGAGCCCAGGCCGACCTGTCGGGCTATATAGAAAACCTGCGCCAGAAAGAAGCCCTGATCGACTCCATCACTGCTCAGCTGGAGCGTCTCACCCCAGCGTCTGTTGAAACCAATGAATCACGCTCCCTGCTGGCTACCCGACAAAATCTGATTGATTCGAGCCTGCTGACCAACGACGACTGGGACGAGTTCCGTCGGCGATTCGAGCGGGTGCATCCGGGTTTTTTCTGGCAACTAAAAACGTACTTCTCCGACATCAGCCCCGCCGAAGAGCGGCTATTGGCCCTCTCCCGGCTTCACCTCGACACCCGGCAGATGAGCCGGATGCTGGGCATCTCGCCCCATTCCATCCGCATGACCCGTTACCGACTGCGCAAGAAAATCGGGGCCGAGGCGCATGAACTTCTCTCTGAATTTCTCGGTGAGTCTGCGGAAGATTCCGTAACCAGCTGATTTTCAAATTCTCTATTTTTTTGTAGATACGTTTGTATATGCCTAAAAATAGGCATTTGGGAGAGGTTGGGCTTGTTTTGGGCTTGTCAAAGCGACATAACAGCCTATCTTCCTTAAACCCATTAATCCAGGCAATCCTTCTATGAAATCACAACATCTACCAATCCAGCGCGGCCGTTACGGGGCCGTCCCCTGCTTTACTTGGTTGATTCTGCTCGGCAGCCTCTTTATTCAAAGCCATCAGGGCGTAGCGCAATTTAACGTCACGAACAACAACAATGATGGAGCAGGAAGTTTACGGGCCGCTATCGCAGCCGGCAACGCTACCGGGACGGACTATACAATCAGTCTCCAAACAGCTGGTCCGATCAGTCTGACAAGCGTTTTGCCGGATATTACCCAATCCTGCACGATCACAGGGGTGACCTCACTTACTCCTGCGACCACCACAGGTGGAACTGTTATTGAGCGTAGTACTGCTCCCGGGGTACCGGATTTTCGACTTTTCAAAGCCATTACCCCGGACAAAGAACTTACGCTGACCGATATCGTTCTGCAAAATGGAGTAGGCAACGAAGGAGAGAATAAACAGGGTGGTGGAGGTGTATTGACCGATAACGGCGTAGCGCTAATGATGGTCCGCTGTGTCGTACGGAACTGCCTTATACCCCAGAATCGCCACGGCGGGGGAGTACAAGTAGTAGAAGGCAGAGGCACGTTTATCGACTGTGAATTCCAAAACAATGGTGCGCCCATTAATATACCAGACACTAGGGGAGGGGCTGTTAATATTGGGGATAACAGTAGCGGAAACCCAGATGATGTTACGTTTTTACGTTGCACATTCGTAGGCAATTCCGCTGAGCGGGGGGGAGGCGTTTTTTCTGCAGGAGCCGTAAATTTCACCAATTGTACATTCGATGCAAATACCGGTTATGGTGGTGATATTTATGGATATACTGGAAATGCTGATGTAATTGGATGTACCTTCAGAAATAACCCAGACGTCAATCTTTTTAGTTTCTTTAGTCCCTACCGTATAATCAACTCATTATTTATCGGGGCAACTTTCGGTGGGGGCAACACTACTTCGCTGGGCGGCAACGTAACCAATTACAACGGCGGTTATGTGTTTGATCAGAGCAGTGATAAGAACAACCAGGTCATCGTGTTGGGGGAGCTACAACAAAATAGCGGCGGGCTCGTCCGTACCTTTGCCCTCGGTGCGTGTAGTCCGGCCGTGAATGCCGGGATCAGTTCAACCACGCAATCCGGCATCACGTTACCAACGACCGATGCAAATAACCAGCCCCGCGTAGGCTTACCCGATGCTGGGTCTTATGAATTTCAATCGCCCGCCATCAGCGGGCTGGCCGCATTCTATTGTAAGGACGCCGCAGCCGTCACGCTGATGGGTACCCCCTCGGGCGGCGGCTTCACCATCGACAACCAGGCCGCTACTCAGCTTGACCCAGCCAGTCTTTCGGCTGGCAACCACACGGTCCGTTACACCGTCACCGAGAACAGCTGCACGGTTTTTACCGAGCAGAGCGTAGAAATCAAGCCGCTGCCCAACGCCAGCTTCACCGGCCTGGCCGGACCCTACTGCGCCGATGCGGCCTCCATCACCCTGAACCCCGCCACGCCGGGGGGTACCTTCTCCGGGCCGGGCGTCGCGGGCACCACCTTCACCCCCGCCAACGCCGGCAGCGGCGGCACGATCACCTACACAGTGACGGTCGACGGCTGTACCAGCACCAGCAGCCAGAACGTGACGGTCAATCCATTGCCCAACGCCAGCTTCGCCGGCCTGGCCGGACCCTACTGCGCCAATGCTAGCCCCGTCACCCTATTGCCCACCACACCGGGGGGTACCTTCTCCGGGCCCGGCATGTCGGGCAACACCTTCGCCCCCGCCAACGCCGGCAGCGGCGGCACGATCACCTACACCGTGACGGTCGACGGCTGCACCAGCACCAGCAGCCAGAACGTGACGGTCAAACCGCTGCCCAATACCAGCTTCTCCGGCCTGGCCAGCTCCTACTGCGCCGATGCGGCCGCCATCACCCTCACGCCCACCACGCCGGGGGGTACCTTCTCCGGGCCTGGCGTCGCGGATAATACCTTCACCCCGGCCAACGCCGGCAGCGGCGGCACGATCACTTACACCGTGACCGTCGACGGCTGCACCAGCACCAGCAGCCAGAACGTCACCGTGCGCCCGCCCATCAACCTGACCACCTCGCCCAACACCTCGGTCGTCTACGGCTACGGCAGCAGCTGCACCACCCTGACGGCCAGCGCCACCGGCGGCACGGGTACCCTGCGCCTGGCGTGGAGCAACGGAGCCACGGGCAACTCGACCCAAGTCTGCCCCACCCAGACGACGACCTACACCGTCACGGCCACCGACGCAGCGGGCTGCTCGGCCACCAAAATCATTACCGTGACGGTCAACGACGTGCGCTGCGGCTATGGGGGTGTGAAGATGTGCCAGGGTGGCCGGGAAACCTGCGTGGCGCAGTACCTGGTGCCCACCTACCTGCGCTTCGGCTACACGCTCGGCGGCTGCAACAGCAGCACCCCCGCCCGCATCGGCTACGAGCAGGCACAGGAGGTACCCCTGAGCCTGTCGCTGAAGGCTTACCCCAATCCCACACAGGACGCCCTAACGGTGGAGGTACTGGCTCCGGTGGCGGGGATGGCCACCTTCGAGCTGCTGGACGTGGCGGGGCGTGCGCGGCAGGTACGCCAGCAGGAACTTACCGAAGGGCACAACGAGGTGGAGTTTAGGCTGGGGAGTTTGCCAGCGGGCATCTACCTCATTCGGGCCGTGGACGCGATGAATCGGCAGGGGGTACTGAGAATCAGTAAGCAGTAGAGAAAAGTCTTCGGCTATCTTTTATACACACGCTGGCCAGCGGGGATTTCTCCCCGCTGGCCCTTTCGGACGCTTACCTTTTCCACTACCTTCAATTCCCCTTTCCATGAAAAAAGAACTCTCCTCTATTCCTGAAAAAACAACCCTACCGACCAGGCGAAAAGCTTTGCTAGTGGGTAGTATGCCCTTCGCCGACGAGGCTACCTGCATGGAACGCGCCCTCGACCTACTGGGCCCCGATTTGCGTTGTCTGCCCGACGGCGAAATCGGCGACAAGACACCCGCCTTCCCCCAAGGCAACCGCATCGCCTGGGTCGTGTATGCCATCGAGAAGCTAACCGAAGATGAGAAAAGCTGGAAAATTGTGAAACACCCCATTCGGGGAGCCGACGGCATGGCCGCCACCTACGACGATTTCCAGAAACTTAAGCCTCGCCATTCACCCGCCGATATGCCCGAGCACGTGCGGCTGGGCTACGACGACTTCTTTCGCCGCAGCTACCCCATATTCCGGCACTTGCGCCAGCGACACGATCTGCCCGCCCTGAAATTCCAGATGGGGGTACCTACAGGCTTTGCGATGGGCTTTGCCTTTGCCAGTCCCATCACCTGGCTGCGCTATACCTACGCCTTCAATACAGTGATCGCCCGCGAGGTCAACGCCGTGCTGGCCGAAGCGGGTCACGACGTGGTGGTCCAGATTGAGGTACCTCCGGAGTTGTATGCTGCCTACAAACTACCCGCTCCTCTGATGGGCCTGGCCCTGCGCCCGATTCTGGATTTGTTGGGCAAAATCACGCCCGGTGCCCGCATCGGGATGCACTTGTGCCTGGGCGACTTCCACAATGAAGCGCTGGTACACCCCAAAACGCTGGGCAAGATGGTGGCATTCTCCAACAAATTAGTAGCCGCCTGGCCTACCCAACACACGCTGGATTACGTGCAT is from Salmonirosea aquatica and encodes:
- the dxs gene encoding 1-deoxy-D-xylulose-5-phosphate synthase, translated to MLITPGKLLAGIDTPEDLRKLDRALLPQVCNELRQFIIDNVSVYGGHFGASLGVVELTVALHYVFNTPDDQLVWDVGHQAYGHKILTGRRDTFSTNRFYKGLSGFPKRAESDFDAFGVGHSSTSISAALGMAVASTLQGNRQRQHIAVIGDGAMTAGLAFEGMNHAGTADTNLLIVLNDNCMAIDPNVGALKAYLTDITTSHTYNKVRDEVWNLLGKMSKFGKSAQEIVSKVENTLKVGLLEQSNLFESLGLRYFGPIDGNDIEHVTDVLNDLKNIPGPKLLHCLTVKGKGYGPAEKDQTKWHAPGLFDKVTGEIKKKIYDTPQAPKYQDVFGHTIVELAEKNPKIVGITPAMPSGSSLNIMMKAMPDRAFDVGIAEQHAVTFSAGMATRGSVVYCNIYSTFMQRAYDQVVHDVCIQGLPVIFCLDRAGIAGADGPTHHGAYDIAYMRCVPNMIVSAPMNEQELRNLMYTAQLPKIQQGTHAFTIRYPRGQGVMPEWRTSLEEIEVGKGRKIRDGSEIAILTLGHVGNYAVEACETLLKQDISAAHYDLRFAKPLDEAMLHEVFQKYDRILTVEDGCLQGGVGSAILEFMVDHGYTARIKRLGIPDRVIEHGEPHELHHECGFDTEGIVRTVQEMIAVEVRLTGMRLSLDL
- a CDS encoding tetratricopeptide repeat protein is translated as MIRYRIILLTTLASLLLSSGGMAQAFLQQIDTAAPDDRVLHLLHYYDTCRAFRDHSAYAIGILRRVNEIGERKHDERLLQYARYLDEARQWDSIPEAHRVDFLLTLARRATDEGDEQTAAIARHTAGQMLFETGEYGKAFEYLLAANKAFRKIGYSRVPPIGRYLYELASDYYHFNEYEKAIQLLKEASRYPSYNAKTAIQTRNTLGMAYTWLAATRDSALYVQAERSYQRARQVAGYYGDSLWVGIATGNLANVYENQHQWAKALQSYLTSYRIGLKFGGQSFSPSSEAISIAGLYLRLGRPDSCLHYLRRSLILTRLVPGSGNRFENEYFQKNYYDAARRYYWAIGDARQAYAYFDSLSVVEKRISKRQKTDQISMVQKKLLIQKHQSEVEGLEARQQAQQRQFWIVAILLALLAGLFIRLYYLSRLRRRQERVIGAEKEKSLRLEKQIVETELQRAQADLSGYIENLRQKEALIDSITAQLERLTPASVETNESRSLLATRQNLIDSSLLTNDDWDEFRRRFERVHPGFFWQLKTYFSDISPAEERLLALSRLHLDTRQMSRMLGISPHSIRMTRYRLRKKIGAEAHELLSEFLGESAEDSVTS
- a CDS encoding choice-of-anchor Q domain-containing protein, with the protein product MKSQHLPIQRGRYGAVPCFTWLILLGSLFIQSHQGVAQFNVTNNNNDGAGSLRAAIAAGNATGTDYTISLQTAGPISLTSVLPDITQSCTITGVTSLTPATTTGGTVIERSTAPGVPDFRLFKAITPDKELTLTDIVLQNGVGNEGENKQGGGGVLTDNGVALMMVRCVVRNCLIPQNRHGGGVQVVEGRGTFIDCEFQNNGAPINIPDTRGGAVNIGDNSSGNPDDVTFLRCTFVGNSAERGGGVFSAGAVNFTNCTFDANTGYGGDIYGYTGNADVIGCTFRNNPDVNLFSFFSPYRIINSLFIGATFGGGNTTSLGGNVTNYNGGYVFDQSSDKNNQVIVLGELQQNSGGLVRTFALGACSPAVNAGISSTTQSGITLPTTDANNQPRVGLPDAGSYEFQSPAISGLAAFYCKDAAAVTLMGTPSGGGFTIDNQAATQLDPASLSAGNHTVRYTVTENSCTVFTEQSVEIKPLPNASFTGLAGPYCADAASITLNPATPGGTFSGPGVAGTTFTPANAGSGGTITYTVTVDGCTSTSSQNVTVNPLPNASFAGLAGPYCANASPVTLLPTTPGGTFSGPGMSGNTFAPANAGSGGTITYTVTVDGCTSTSSQNVTVKPLPNTSFSGLASSYCADAAAITLTPTTPGGTFSGPGVADNTFTPANAGSGGTITYTVTVDGCTSTSSQNVTVRPPINLTTSPNTSVVYGYGSSCTTLTASATGGTGTLRLAWSNGATGNSTQVCPTQTTTYTVTATDAAGCSATKIITVTVNDVRCGYGGVKMCQGGRETCVAQYLVPTYLRFGYTLGGCNSSTPARIGYEQAQEVPLSLSLKAYPNPTQDALTVEVLAPVAGMATFELLDVAGRARQVRQQELTEGHNEVEFRLGSLPAGIYLIRAVDAMNRQGVLRISKQ